A single region of the Pontimicrobium sp. SW4 genome encodes:
- a CDS encoding GYDIA family GHMP kinase, whose translation MNNFYSNGKLLITGEYTVLDGALALALPTKHGQSLNITNIIENNIIWKSIDNKNQIWFEEVLPIEEIALGVFNTRNEISKKLIEILHAAKVLNSSFLDSKAGFCVTTKLGFPTNWGLGSSSTLINNIANWAKIDAYKLLELTFGGSGYDIACAQHNQAITYQLTNSHREINKVEFNPKFKDHLYFVHLNKKKNSREGIIEYNKNKQSISAEINDINTITQKIINCTSLENFNLLIDSHEIIISSIIKQKTIKDLLFNDFKGSIKSLGAWGGDFILVSTLDNPSSYFKEKGYPTIIPFKDMILN comes from the coding sequence TTATTAATAACAGGTGAATACACCGTTTTAGATGGTGCATTAGCCTTAGCACTTCCAACAAAGCATGGCCAATCCTTAAACATTACTAATATTATTGAAAATAACATTATTTGGAAAAGTATTGACAATAAAAACCAAATTTGGTTTGAAGAAGTATTGCCAATAGAAGAGATTGCTTTAGGTGTTTTTAATACTCGTAATGAAATTTCGAAAAAACTTATTGAAATATTACATGCTGCAAAAGTACTAAACTCCAGTTTTTTAGACTCTAAAGCTGGATTTTGCGTCACTACCAAGCTAGGTTTTCCAACAAACTGGGGACTAGGAAGTTCTTCAACACTCATAAACAATATAGCTAATTGGGCGAAAATTGATGCCTACAAGCTTTTAGAGCTAACCTTTGGAGGTAGTGGTTATGATATTGCTTGTGCGCAGCATAACCAAGCTATTACTTATCAATTAACAAATTCTCATAGAGAGATTAATAAAGTAGAGTTTAATCCAAAGTTTAAAGACCACTTATATTTTGTTCATTTAAATAAAAAGAAAAATAGTCGTGAAGGAATTATAGAATACAATAAAAACAAACAATCCATTTCGGCAGAAATAAATGATATAAATACTATTACCCAAAAAATAATTAATTGTACTTCTTTAGAAAACTTTAATCTCCTTATAGATTCGCATGAAATTATAATAAGTTCTATAATTAAACAGAAAACTATTAAAGATTTACTTTTTAATGATTTTAAAGGCTCTATAAAAAGTCTAGGAGCTTGGGGAGGTGATTTTATTTTAGTGAGCACTTTAGATAATCCAAGCTCTTATTTTAAAGAAAAAGGTTATCCTACAATTATTCCTTTTAAAGACATGATATTAAATTAA